Part of the Acidobacteriota bacterium genome is shown below.
GCCTGCCGCCAGGTAGATGGCGTCGTAAAGCGACGTCCCGCCCTCGGGTTTCAGGGCCCTCAGCCCTCGCTCCAGCCGCTCCGCCCGCCGCGTGAAATGGGCGACTCGGGTGACGTCGTAGTTGAAGGTGTACAGGGCCACCGCGTCCTTCGGGTTGCCCTCGCGGTAGACCGCCTTGATGAACCGCAGGACCGAGTCGATTTCGTAGCGCAGCTCCTTGGCCGTCGAGCCGCTGATGTCCACCAGCAGGCTGATGGAAAGCGGCTGCTCGGTGTGCCGTTCGAACACCGACAGATCCTGCCGCACGCCGTTGTCCTGAACGGTGAAGTCCTCTTTGTTCAGCGAGCCGATCAACCGCCCGTAGGAGTCCTTCACCGTCACCAGCATCCTCACCAGCCGCACGTCGACGCGGATGACGGGCTCCTGCGGCCACATCGTTCCCGCCAGCAGCAGGGACGCCGCCGCCGTCAGCGCTGTTTGAGCGATTCGTCCCACTCGCCTTCCACCCACACCTCGCCATCGGCGAAGTGCTCCTTCTTCCAGATGGGAACCAGCCGCTTCAGCCGGTTGATGCCCTCGAGGGCGGCCCCGAAGGCCGGGCTGCGGTGCGGCGCCGTGACCACCACCAACACGCTCGCCTCGCCGATCTCCATCCTCCCCAGCCTGTGCACCATGCCGACACGGCCGATGGCGTGGGAGGCGGCGATCTCGCGCCCGATGGCGGCCATCATTTTCAGCGCCATCGGTTCGTAGCACTCGTAGTCCAGCCAAAGCGTGGCGCGCCCGTTGGTGTTATTGCGCACGACGCCCTCGAACACCACCACCGCTCCGTCCTCGCCCCGTTGCAGTTGGGCGACGAGGTCACGGGTGGAGATGGGCTCGCGCGTGAGCGCGAAGAAGTGCCCGGCGGGGT
Proteins encoded:
- a CDS encoding VWA domain-containing protein, producing MGRIAQTALTAAASLLLAGTMWPQEPVIRVDVRLVRMLVTVKDSYGRLIGSLNKEDFTVQDNGVRQDLSVFERHTEQPLSISLLVDISGSTAKELRYEIDSVLRFIKAVYREGNPKDAVALYTFNYDVTRVAHFTRRAERLERGLRALKPEGGTSLYDAIYLAAGDLEDREGRHVVVVVTDGGDTTSVKNFHAALQALHRADTVLYAILVMPITNDAGRNIGGENALETLAAGTGGRVFYPSVGASLDEALADILRDLRTQYLLAFYPRNLPPSKDRYHTLRVTVDRPGLRAIARNGYYGDSEPGGVRPPQGRGPSSIQ
- a CDS encoding molybdenum cofactor biosynthesis protein MoaD, which codes for YAARFPELERQRRSIMLARNHDFGTPDTRLQDGDEVAFLPPVSGGVGPCSSSISDPAGHFFALTREPISTRDLVAQLQRGEDGAVVVFEGVVRNNTNGRATLWLDYECYEPMALKMMAAIGREIAASHAIGRVGMVHRLGRMEIGEASVLVVVTAPHRSPAFGAALEGINRLKRLVPIWKKEHFADGEVWVEGEWDESLKQR